In Sphingomonas sp. SUN019, one genomic interval encodes:
- the pepN gene encoding aminopeptidase N → MIDAHAAFASPHVTRREEYAPPDWMVPEIALDFALDAGATRVKARLDVRRNGAHDAPLRLDGAGQQPLSVSVDGVAVNDWRIEGEQLVVPLSGAAHVVETEVEIAPDRNTQLMGLYASGGNLCTQCEAEGFRRITYFPDRPDVLSRYRVTMTADKARYPVLLANGDPVGAGDLDGGLHWAEWHDPFPKPSYLFALVAGDLAVNRGTFVTRSGREVQLGIWVREQDLPKTAHALDALKTSMAWDERVYGREYDLDVFNIVAVDDFNFGAMENKGLNIFNSRYILADPDTATDYDFDAIAAVVAHEYFHNWSGNRVTCRDWFQLSLKEGFTVYRDQGFSADQGSAAVKRIEDVRGLRAAQFPEDAGPLAHPVRPESYIEISNFYTATIYNKGAELIRMMATILGPLKFRAATDLYFDRFDGTAATCEDYVACMEEAGDVDLSQFRLWYTQAGTPRVSATLEHHAGSGRATLRLAQHVPATPGQPSKSPMVLPLKLRLFGAETGAPLTDEQLILLDETSESVTFETVAERPILSINRGFSAPVVVESDRTAADLAFLARHDDDPFARYEAMQQLMLDTLVAATIEGQADHRAVIDAVADTLANEGLDRAFVAEAVLLPSESFIGDQLSVVDPDAIFAAREALRRDLGRSLAGQWRTAYDLAGDAPYTYSPQAKGLRRLRSVALGYIAASGAEDAATLAFRQFERADNMTDRQAALTTLANGDDAEREAALDIFYNRYADNGLVLDKWFQTQALSARDDTPQAVALLAEHPDFTLANPNRARSLIGAFSVNQRAFHAAGGAGYRFLADQLIALDKLNPQTAAKLLPPLGRWKRFDATRAGLMRAVLERIVAVPGISKDVLEQASKSLEG, encoded by the coding sequence ATGATCGACGCCCACGCAGCCTTCGCCAGCCCCCACGTCACGCGCCGCGAGGAATATGCGCCGCCCGACTGGATGGTGCCCGAAATCGCGCTCGATTTCGCGCTCGACGCGGGCGCGACGCGGGTGAAGGCGCGGCTCGACGTGCGGCGGAACGGCGCGCACGACGCACCCCTCAGGCTCGACGGCGCGGGGCAGCAGCCGCTGTCGGTGAGCGTCGACGGGGTCGCGGTGAACGACTGGCGGATCGAGGGCGAGCAGCTCGTCGTCCCACTGTCCGGCGCGGCGCATGTTGTCGAGACCGAGGTGGAGATCGCGCCCGATCGCAACACGCAATTGATGGGGCTGTACGCCTCGGGCGGGAATCTGTGCACGCAGTGCGAGGCGGAGGGGTTCCGGCGGATCACCTATTTCCCCGATCGCCCCGACGTGCTCAGCCGCTACCGCGTGACGATGACCGCCGACAAGGCGCGCTATCCGGTGCTGCTGGCGAACGGAGATCCGGTCGGCGCGGGCGATCTGGATGGCGGACTCCACTGGGCCGAATGGCACGATCCGTTCCCCAAGCCATCGTACCTGTTCGCGCTGGTGGCGGGCGATCTGGCGGTCAATCGCGGCACGTTTGTCACGCGATCGGGGCGTGAGGTGCAGCTCGGCATCTGGGTGCGCGAACAGGATCTGCCGAAGACCGCGCACGCGCTCGACGCGCTGAAGACGTCGATGGCGTGGGACGAGCGCGTCTATGGCCGCGAATATGACCTGGACGTGTTCAACATCGTCGCGGTCGACGATTTCAATTTCGGCGCGATGGAGAACAAGGGGCTGAACATCTTCAACAGCCGCTACATCCTGGCCGATCCCGACACCGCGACCGATTACGATTTCGACGCCATCGCCGCGGTCGTCGCGCACGAATATTTTCACAATTGGTCGGGCAACCGTGTCACCTGCCGCGACTGGTTCCAATTGTCGTTGAAGGAAGGCTTCACGGTCTATCGCGACCAGGGCTTTTCCGCCGATCAGGGCAGCGCCGCGGTGAAGCGGATCGAGGACGTGCGGGGGCTGCGCGCGGCCCAATTCCCCGAGGACGCCGGGCCGCTCGCGCATCCGGTGCGCCCCGAGAGCTATATCGAGATCAGCAATTTCTACACCGCCACGATCTATAACAAGGGCGCCGAGCTGATCCGCATGATGGCGACGATCCTCGGCCCGTTGAAATTCCGCGCTGCGACCGACCTTTATTTCGACCGCTTCGACGGGACCGCGGCGACGTGCGAGGATTATGTCGCGTGCATGGAGGAAGCGGGCGACGTCGACCTCTCGCAATTTCGATTGTGGTATACCCAGGCTGGCACGCCGCGCGTCTCCGCGACGCTGGAGCATCATGCCGGCAGCGGCCGTGCGACGCTGCGTCTCGCGCAGCACGTCCCCGCCACGCCGGGCCAACCGTCGAAATCGCCAATGGTGCTTCCGCTGAAACTGCGACTGTTCGGCGCGGAGACGGGCGCGCCGCTCACCGACGAGCAGCTGATCCTGCTCGACGAAACCAGCGAGAGCGTGACGTTCGAAACCGTCGCCGAACGCCCGATCCTGTCGATCAACCGCGGCTTTTCCGCGCCGGTGGTGGTGGAAAGCGACCGCACCGCGGCCGACCTCGCGTTTCTGGCGAGGCACGACGACGACCCCTTCGCGCGCTATGAGGCGATGCAGCAGCTGATGCTCGACACATTGGTCGCCGCGACGATCGAAGGGCAGGCCGATCACCGGGCGGTGATCGATGCGGTCGCTGATACGCTTGCCAACGAAGGTCTGGACCGCGCGTTCGTGGCGGAGGCGGTGCTGCTGCCGTCGGAAAGCTTTATCGGCGACCAGCTTAGCGTGGTCGATCCCGACGCGATCTTCGCCGCGCGAGAGGCGTTGCGGCGCGATTTGGGCCGTTCGCTCGCCGGTCAATGGCGTACGGCCTACGATTTGGCGGGCGACGCGCCTTACACCTATTCGCCGCAAGCGAAGGGCCTGCGGCGGCTGCGCAGCGTCGCTTTGGGCTATATCGCGGCGAGCGGCGCGGAGGATGCGGCGACGCTCGCGTTCCGCCAGTTCGAGCGCGCCGACAACATGACCGACCGGCAGGCGGCGCTGACGACGCTGGCGAACGGCGACGATGCCGAGCGCGAGGCGGCGCTCGACATCTTCTACAACCGCTACGCCGACAACGGGCTGGTGCTCGACAAATGGTTCCAGACGCAGGCGCTGTCGGCGCGCGACGATACGCCGCAGGCGGTCGCGTTGCTGGCCGAACATCCCGACTTCACGCTGGCGAACCCCAATCGCGCGCGGTCGCTGATCGGCGCATTCTCGGTCAACCAGCGCGCGTTCCACGCGGCAGGCGGGGCGGGTTATCGCTTTCTCGCCGACCAACTGATCGCGCTGGACAAGCTGAACCCGCAGACCGCCGCGAAGCTGCTCCCGCCGCTCGGGCGGTGGAAGCGATTCGACGCGACACGCGCCGGGCTGATGCGCGCGGTGCTGGAGCGGATCGTCGCGGTGCCCGGCATCTCGAAGGACGTGCTGGAACAGGCGAGCAAGAGTCTGGAGGGGTAG